A part of Andrena cerasifolii isolate SP2316 chromosome 10, iyAndCera1_principal, whole genome shotgun sequence genomic DNA contains:
- the LOC143374105 gene encoding CD9 antigen isoform X1: MVLSECYGFVRYALFCINLVFWAVGLAAVVVSVWLLTDQTLLMSLVQEQHNFYDGLYILLCAGVIMLIVTFLGCCGAFRESQCMLVAFFSCLLVVIVAQIAAGAWLYSNSYRLEELVKSSVINTVKNKYGDDTSYTEAMDTFQSDLGCCGANGPADWTGSKYATKDPLIPVSLTVSGDVNNMYKVPESCCKDKESADCKLARNMKVASVISPAIYSEGCVGKLIDALNNQKNIIIGVAAGIGILELLGLIFALILCCAIGSSDRYKA, from the exons ATGGTGCTTTCGGAATGTTATGGGTTCGTCAGATACGCACTGTTCTGCATCAACCTCGTGTTTTGG GCTGTGGGTCTAGCAGCGGTGGTTGTGTCAGTATGGCTACTGACGGATCAGACGTTGCTGATGTCCCTCGTGCAGGAGCAGCACAATTTCTACGACGGCCTGTACATCCTCCTCTGCGCCGGCGTCATCATGCTGATAGTCACGTTTCTGGGCTGCTGCGGCGCTTTCCGTGAATCCCAGTGCATGCTGGTCGCCTTCTTCAGCTGCCTCCTGGTGGTTATCGTCGCCCAGATCGCAGCCGGGGCCTGGCTGTACAGCAACAGCTACCGCCTCGAGGAGCTGGTCAAGTCTTCCGTGATAAATACCGTTAAG AATAAATATGGGGACGACACTTCGTACACAGAAGCCATGGACACGTTTCAATCTGATCTTGGATGCTGCGGAGCTAATGGCCCAGCGGATTGGACTGGCAGCAAATACGCGACCAAAGACCCATTGATTCCTGTCAGTTTGACTGTCTCCGGAGACGTGAACAACATGTACAAAGTACCCGAATCCTGCTGCAAGGACAAAGAAAGCGCTGACTGCAAGCTGGCTCGGAACATGAAGGTCGCGAGCGTGATTAGCCCAGCGATTTATAGCGAG GGTTGCGTGGGCAAGCTGATAGACGCATTGAACAACCAAAAGAACATCATCATAGGCGTTGCTGCGGGGATCGGCATCTTGGAGCTCCTCGGCCTGATATTCGCTCTGATCCTATGCTGCGCGATCGGGTCGTCCGACCGGTACAAAGCTTGA
- the Mrpl21 gene encoding mitochondrial ribosomal protein L21 isoform X1: MATLTGFARLFNFATSTCIRRISPATVCKQYYPALKSWNIGAVAGYRTTYKLPWFREPPSCEEVVPPEYDKEKEKEASDVINEINRQVATGSTGRLFAVVYLCGTQFKVTESDVIIVSGHWPPQTGDKLKLEKVLLVGGTDFTLIGRPILNRELVSIDATVIQKTLSHTITRFRMRKRKQFRRLNFYRIQRTMLRINSITVNGDIDKKKEVEGLDRIY; encoded by the exons ATGGCGACTCTGACCGGTTTTGCCAGGCTATTTAATTTTGCTACAAGTACATGTATTAGGAGAATTTCTCCGGCTACGGTGTGCAAGCAGTACTATCCAG CTTTAAAGTCCTGGAACATAGGAGCCGTAGCTGGTTATCGTACCACATACAAGTTACCTTGGTTTCGTGAACCACCGAGCTGCGAGGAAGTAGTCCCCCCCGAGTATGacaaagaaaaagagaaagaagcttCTG atGTAATAAATGAGATTAACAGGCAAGTAGCTACTGGATCAACCGGCCGCTTGTTCGCGGTCGTATACTTATGCGGAACACAGTTCAAAGTCACAGAGAGCGACGTTATAATAGTGAGCGGTCATTGGCCACCTCAGACGGGTGATAAATTAAAACTGGAGAAAGTGTTACTCGTTGGTGGTACAGACTTCACGCTTATTGGGAGGCCTATTCTTAACAGGGAGCTGGTATCAATTGACGCGACTGTAATTCAGAAAACTTTGTCTCACACAATCACTCGCTTCAGAATGCGAAAGCGAAAACAGTTTCGCAGGCTGAACT TTTACAGAATACAGCGAACGATGTTAAGAATAAATTCTATCACTGTAAACGGTGATATCGACAAAAAGAAGGAAGTGGAAGGCTTGGATAGAATATATTAA
- the LOC143374105 gene encoding tetraspanin-8 isoform X2 gives MSLVQEQHNFYDGLYILLCAGVIMLIVTFLGCCGAFRESQCMLVAFFSCLLVVIVAQIAAGAWLYSNSYRLEELVKSSVINTVKNKYGDDTSYTEAMDTFQSDLGCCGANGPADWTGSKYATKDPLIPVSLTVSGDVNNMYKVPESCCKDKESADCKLARNMKVASVISPAIYSEGCVGKLIDALNNQKNIIIGVAAGIGILELLGLIFALILCCAIGSSDRYKA, from the exons ATGTCCCTCGTGCAGGAGCAGCACAATTTCTACGACGGCCTGTACATCCTCCTCTGCGCCGGCGTCATCATGCTGATAGTCACGTTTCTGGGCTGCTGCGGCGCTTTCCGTGAATCCCAGTGCATGCTGGTCGCCTTCTTCAGCTGCCTCCTGGTGGTTATCGTCGCCCAGATCGCAGCCGGGGCCTGGCTGTACAGCAACAGCTACCGCCTCGAGGAGCTGGTCAAGTCTTCCGTGATAAATACCGTTAAG AATAAATATGGGGACGACACTTCGTACACAGAAGCCATGGACACGTTTCAATCTGATCTTGGATGCTGCGGAGCTAATGGCCCAGCGGATTGGACTGGCAGCAAATACGCGACCAAAGACCCATTGATTCCTGTCAGTTTGACTGTCTCCGGAGACGTGAACAACATGTACAAAGTACCCGAATCCTGCTGCAAGGACAAAGAAAGCGCTGACTGCAAGCTGGCTCGGAACATGAAGGTCGCGAGCGTGATTAGCCCAGCGATTTATAGCGAG GGTTGCGTGGGCAAGCTGATAGACGCATTGAACAACCAAAAGAACATCATCATAGGCGTTGCTGCGGGGATCGGCATCTTGGAGCTCCTCGGCCTGATATTCGCTCTGATCCTATGCTGCGCGATCGGGTCGTCCGACCGGTACAAAGCTTGA